The following DNA comes from Papaver somniferum cultivar HN1 chromosome 4, ASM357369v1, whole genome shotgun sequence.
attagcaagaaacacttccgaaacacacccgatctctgtggatcgacccgtacttgcacgagctacaactgacgaccgtgcacttgcggtattactgtaggcccgttttcatcgcatcatttttatacactagtccggacctgccaagtttttggcgctgctgccggggattggtgctgtgtttttcttgttgtttttttttagctatttttgtatttcactgcatagcatttgcatctgcatctgtttcacttcatttgctgttggacctgctgattctgaacctgtttttcctctgctgggacgccaccaaggaaaagaaccaaaacccaactgggtttttgcaacaatatcagagcagctgggctgtgctacaaaggtaagcctaaacccattccattgagagaacccaacctgtgggcttccaaatttctttaattgtgggcttgtaataattaacccaattttttgggctttttatttttctattttgggtttgtaataatttatttgtgggcttgtttgtttaatttgtgggcttgtatttattttgtgtgggcttgtttaaattctttcattggacttgtattttggactctgggtttaaacccagctgagcttgtaaccgattgtggacttgaaaagtggaccgcgaaaccaaagttttaaaacaaacgtcgggccttaaccaactgggccaaattgaactttcaaaattaaaacttggattttcgtaggccgcagccttcattccattccattagaggcttgcacagtgggcgtgctcccatttcaaaaaccaaattttattttcttaaaaaaaaaaaaaaaaaaaaaaaaaaattttctactttgctcccattttttaaaaccaaattttcttgtagataatgtgttagttaaatttccttttgtatatatttttgctaatccaatataagctaagttgaaaatgttggattctagccggtgaataatggagttcggttcgtgttttcgacgaatcgggtattctctctccttttactctacttagcatgttcccttcatatgttgcattataattttgttatcttttgaaacattgaggacaatgtttagtttaggtttgggggtatggaatggataccatgataatatgctataattgaaaacgaactccttcttcttttgaaaaaatcgaaaaattcaaaaaaattaaaaataaaaaattgaaaaaaaaaacataaaaatggagctcatttaccttgaaatgttgactcttgtgcaaatatgtatttttttttaggagtcttagtctagatatttaggcaccctgattctagcacaattcacatagtgataagaaatttgcacgcgcacgatctaccaatacatgtatggcctcgatcttcaaggtgttgataggaagttacgattgccaatcactttagaatactgaacgaaacttgactagcttgttctttggttggttgggatagaaggtggaggttacattaagaaagacaaccatcgaatttaactgggtgcatcaaaaagggctacctcttgcaaagtgtcatgtaatcttttgtttctttttgttatgtatcaaaagtgtttccttaaaaaaaaaaaaaaaaaaaaaaaaaaaaaaaaaaaaaaaaaaaaaaaacgatgtatatattcagaaaaaaaaatcaaaaaaaaaaaaaatcaagtatttatcaattccatcatctcttgttccaaaaataaaaagaatgtcaatgtaaataagagtcatgtaaatagtcatcttttgttgtttcgttgtaataagcaaggagggtgtatgccattgatgtacaacgcgagaattgtgaaatacctccaactcattcacaattctcgtaaagtccggacagctagctagatttcgacctcagttcttagcctgagaaactatctcttggtgattagtagtcatgacttcagatctttctttacacatgtgtagatacactttacactcttatcacatgtcttttttttatcagtgctaggattgtgccttcgatagctagattgacatctccattttgctgtgagcttaactgttttgcacatgtcacgtttgatggaatctgagcttatattttgtccttaggttttgtaggcacacctctggtaaaccttcacgagacttcaactcgtccactagggacacttagtggtttaaaaggcttagtgcatacgctaaatgcattcgagagaccagcgacagtggtatagttaggatttccttagttttgttttacttgaggacaagtaaaattcaggtttgggggtatttgatgagtcctaaaagtgcatatttctatatattttcttggcatttaactcatcttttgtgcattaattctacattttatcccatattctgtattttcattgttttcaagaataaatatttttattaattaattctgcatttttaggtaataaataaagttcggatgagtcgcggagcgaaaagagcagaaaagtagtgaaaagccgggagaaattacgcaaggaaaccgcgaagaatggtgcgcacaacctcattttctacacacaaaagcgcctccgttatcagccatcagatcatttctcagaagcatccgacggtcgctccttgctgatcatcaaaatctgatgtctctgccaagcaccacagcgctgaaattccaagccttcagattagatggtagttgaatccaacggtcgctcccttgctgtccatcaaagtttgatatctccgcctaacactacagtacctaactccatcaagtaccgttcattttgttgtatcatataatccaacggtctctcatcgcttacctccgcatcaccgtccgatctacctaccatctccgcatctcgcagctcagagtcacagatcatcaagactcgatgcatctgccttacaccctagtacccgagcccatccacctaacccaaacacCACCCCCtacccaaacacagtcgagccatacccctccaccatcttctccacagcagaaccaccgtacaccatctccttcacctccactgtcaccaccacaccgccaccaaacaccaccataccacctcaaTCATCATCCTACACATaattgaacaccttcccccatcattctagccccttATCCCATCAgctcattacctaacctaaaccctaggttatggattgatggattaacgtgtgctagagttgaaattggcgcatgagaaatggagtaggagcaattacaaagcatgggttgcgATCAATTTGATGTGCTACATCAAGTTAGGTGAGAAATTActgaaccctagtctactgtcagtttgggtgaaaaatttggggaagaaccctaattgtataatttgggtctgtgactataaatagcaccatgggttgtgtgtaattttcatgtttgggttagccaacatccaggactttcatgtcctgttaattttagtTCAACTTTAGTCCACAGTTAAATTTTAAGTGTTATAAAATCTTgtcaatttcagttgtgatgtttgtagtgtttagaagttcagtttcatgttcatgttgtattcctgttatgcttgtctcctgttatttatagttaatgttcatgttctgttaattcctGTTTAGTGTGTAATGTTATttatgctcactgccatgtaatgtttgtgcactgtcatgtttaattcactgtcatttgaaggaatgctaggctagatttcttagaagctttgtgatgattgtgtaatggaagaaatcagtgcttaaagcaagctgattttcttgccattccctgtgtatgcttaggttgcagtgttgattgtgcattgggagaagctagtgcttatagcaagctagttttcaacccattctataggaatgcctgtattcttgccttagtattgcttcttgtcagtttctttatcaaccctgcccttggccttaggccttggttcatcttgttttgttttgcttttgttcattgttttgttgctgtttagttttcatttgctttgttccttgtttttgcactgtgttgttttcctttggctTGTACTGTTACTTGCACTGTTTTCGGTGGCTTAGGCCTTTACTGCtgttttctcctgctgtgcactTGCACTGCTTTGCAACACTGCTTTGCTGCACTTGCATTGCCTCTGCTGCACTGCTacattgctttcccctgctgtctctccctgcagctgctgtgcttgtgcagtttgctacagctgctgctgttgccttcctttctgctacactgcagctgcctctgcaactgctgctgccttgtctgttgctgtcaaGCAAGCTACTACTTgcacctgccaagccaagtccagctcctgctgcctgccaaagccagctgagcccaatctggttcactatcaagtccaaagctcaactcaaactgaTAGCCCTATTCAGCCAACCTGTGGgtttaaccaaagcccatttgtttaaaaccaaaagcccaaggtctagttcactgaggcccatttcactaaggcccaaagcccagttgtttaaggccaaagcccatttgcatttcaaagaccaaactgagcccaagctcagttctttttattttgaacaaacccattagcactcaaagcccaatttaagccaaaaggcttcaaaacccaacaacaatttaggaacccaattagcaagaaacacttccgaaacacacccgatctctgtggatcgacccgtacttgcacgagctacaactgacgaccgtgcacttgcggtattactgtaggcccgttttcatcgcatcatttttatacactagTCCGGACCTGCCAACACACACCCTGTATTAGGATTGCAGGCGCACACTATCCAGTTGTAACATTCCACTCAGATGGGTTGAATTCGAATCCAAAGCTAAAATGAGATTTTTGTGTCATTACAATCAGAGATGGCTACAAGAATCGAGAAGGATTCAGATGATCAATGGGAGGTGGCGGCTAGCCCTAATAGGCCGCAAGGTCCATGTTAGTCTTTGCCTGTGGAATTGTTGGGGGTTAGGGAATGACCTAACAATTCAAACTCTAAAATCTTTCCTAAGAAGTTCAAAACCCAATATAGTTTTCTTGTCATAAATAAAGCTATCAGAATCATCCTCTATTTCTCTTATTCATAGACTTTGTTACTCAAATCATTGTATTGTTCCAGTAGTAGATCGCAGTGGTGGATTATTACTTCTTTGGAAACATGATATTGGAGCAGAAGTCATTTCTTACTCCCAGAATCTAATTCATCTCCAGATACAACCTACAGGTCCTTATCCTCTTTGGTGTCTTTTTTGTGTCGATGGACCACCAAATAGAATGGATCGATCTCAATTTTGGCAAGTCTGTCTATTTATTCTCAACATGTAGCAGGCCCGAAATGTTTCCGAAAatgctggggtctaacaaccacacccaacaattcgtttggcaatcggagaggacttactccaatacactttctagaaaatcaactagacagtcagactcaacctagagtaaagtatatcaaagagtattatatctctaactcttaattcaatccgcaatcagcaaatagaaatatgctagCCCGatcgaatataagaggagtaaacttgaacggtaccaaagactaatgttcgaggatcaatcaatctcaatcaacaaccaaaggttggatttcctaattgatcgatacaacgcacaacctgtgatatttcaattatataaaaaaatataatacggaaaagaaataacacagacaccagaattttgttaacgaggaaaccgcaaatgcagaaaaaccccaggacctagtccagattgaacaccacactgtattaagccgttacagacactagtctactaccaatgaatttcggactggactgtagttgaaccctaatcaatctcacactgattcaaggtatagttatgctccttacatctttgatcccagcaggatactacgcacttaattcccttagctgatctcacccacaactaagagttgctacaacccaaagtcgacgacttgataaacaaatcggtctcacacagaaaagtctataggattgaataaatttgtctcccacagaaatacccaaggtttttgttccgtcttttgataaatcaaggtgaacaggaccaattgataaaccagacttatattcccgaataacatctcagtattatcaatcacttcacaataatctaaatcgtatgatggcgaaactagatattgtggaatcacaaacgatgagacgaagatgtttttgatcacgttttatcttacctatcggagaaattaatctcgagcaaatcttagagaagatagtactcaaacgatagaatcgagcaagatcagaacacgcaactacaagagaaatagttaggtctagcttcacaattccaatgaagtctttcaagtcgttaacctacaaggtttggaaaacctaaggttaaaggagaatcgactctagcttatgcaactagtaacatacagaaggtgtggggattaggtttctcagttgctagagttctcttttatatagttttcaaatcaaggtttgcaatccaagttaccttggtaacaaagcattcaatattcaccgatagatgaaaaacctgattcaaccaagataatatctttcaaccgttagatcgaacttagcttgttatacacaaatgaaatgtaccctcatttaggtttacgaaccgtacccaaacgtgtacaccatgttgaatcacaatagttaaccgaagttagccatatgattaactctcatatcaaccatattcatcttaaccataactagttcaaatgactcaaatgaaactagttaaagagtcgttcaattgttatatcctcatagaagtatacaaaaacacaatcaaaacaaaatcggtttgattcactcgaattaattcatgaacattatagacacggtttgcaaagattgcattccttattatataaatgtttaagttcatgtacacaaccgagtttagaaagtaacccactcaagtacgcaaacgggtacgcatacttgagtagctGGAATTGAGTTTGGttacaccagtacgcgtacgggtgcgcatactacaacactttccaaactccagcaaattttcacggacgtgaactttccgccggtatgcgtatgggtacgcatacttacccagacatcagcaaccaccagtacacgtacgggtacgcatacttcaggctcccggttttggacttgaacaataatgtgattaacacactatgtttatatccaaacatggttacatgattctaaactctttatttcaatcattgagactttcttagaggatgttatatagttgttattcacaaactatttttcatcaaagcaattttcaagttattgaaattatcataatgaaacattccaagaatTCACCAAACGATTGTATCACACTTTCGTCAAGTTATTGAAAGCAATGtgggatgttactcggcaattttcatatgatcttattcggactttcgtcacgaatgtaagatgaacttggctgaagcgaaatcttgccaacacatattccgagaaatatataagcgagttaaactcaactcgaaatctcaaatgtgtgtaatagaaaactatatcgtaacacgacttatgtctcaatataggagatagagtagaaatagactttccaagtgatagataagtttcagtctctacataccttttttcgatgaagttatacaagctccccttagtagttattcgtcttcaaatgatgaacgccgtgaagtctaaagctcaactacacaatatatgtcctagtccgagacatctaaataggctagaaatcaagacttatagttttgatcactaacattgacaaacatgctcgagatagaaacgaatgcgagttcgactgagcaatgctctaacagtttcataGGTGATTTTAATGTGTTATCTTCAATAAGGGAAAAACACGGAGGTGATTAATATTTAAACAATACGATCTCTCGGTTCAATGGTTTTATCCACTCAAATCATCTATTGGATTTAGGATATTCCGGCCCAGCATATACATGGAGTAATGGCAGACAATTTCAAGGTTTTATCAGATAGAGATTAGATAGAGTTGTAGCTACTCCTGATTGGTGTCTTCTTTTTGAAAATTCTGATGTTCTACATATGCCAAGAATATCAGGTGATCATTCCCCGATACTATAGAACTGTGCAAAGAAAACCTATATCGTACAGATTCGAGGCTTATTGGTGCTCTCATCCTGATTTTCTTAAAGTTGTCTTGGATTCTTGGAACATTAACCTTTCTGATGACCTTTTAAATAAACTTAACTCTTTAGGAACCTATCTGAAGAGATGGAATAAAATTGGTTGTATAAAGAACAGGATAAGaaggttaaagaagaaattatttcatctTCAAGGTCTGCCTCCATCTTCGGAAACTCTGCGAAAGGAAAAACGTATTTCGGATCAGTTGAATGAATATATTCTCATGGACGCAACATACTGGGAACAGTGAATGAAGCAAGTCTGGTTAAAAACATGAGATAAGAACACAAAACAATTCCATTTGTCGGTGCaacagagaagaaagaagaataatatCACTCATCTACAAAATTCTTCCAATGATTGGCTCACAAATCCAACTGACATTGCAGAGGAATTGGTTACCTTTTTCAAACAACTATTTCAAGAGGATGTAAATATAAAAACTCCGTCAAATCTACAAGATTCTCCGTTTAGGTTGACACAGCAACAAGTACTTCAATCTTGGATATTCCATCTAATGAAGATATTTGAAATGTATTTCGAAAAATGAATTCTTATGGATCTCCGGGTCCAGATGGCTACCCACTTGTGTTTTACTAGAAATGTTGGCCTATCGTAGATGAGGATACAACAAAATATATCCAGCAAATCTTTACCATTGGTGTTATTCCAAGTAGGTTAAACCAAAGTCATATCAGCCTTATCCCTAAAGTCAAAAACCCAGCAATAGCAGTGGATTTTCGATCCATTTCATTGTGTAATGTATTATATAAGTTTGTAGCTAAAATTTTGGCAACAAGACTTAGTCCTTTCTTGGGTTTATTTATATCTTGGTCACAGAATGCATTTGTGAAGAATAGGCAAATAACGGATAATGTTGTTATACCAAGGATATATTTCATTCTATGAAAAAGTCTAAATTTAAACACGGTTTCTTTGCACTTAAATTGGATATGTCAAAGGCTTATGATAGGGTTTCTTGGTCTTTCTTGAGTTTTATGCTACACCAAATGGGTATTCatgatcattctcataatctaattATGAATTGTGTTACTTCTTCAACTTTCTTTTAAATGGTGCTCCATATGGGAATTTTCAAAGTGGTAGGGTTTACGACAAGGATGTCCTCTTTCACCTTCATTGTTCATCATTTTTTCACAAGGTTTATCTCTCTTAATGGAAAATTTTGAAGCTACAGGCCTCTATAGTGGATATCAAATAAATACTTTTGCTCCAATCATTAGTCATTTAATGTTCGTTGAtgacttgttcttttttaggaaaAGCTCGGAGGAAAATGTGTATCAACTTAAGTGTATTTTAGATACCTACTCGTCTTTCTCAGGTAAAGTTATTAACTTCATGAAGTCCTCTATACATTTCAGCAAGGGTTGTACTTCTTATTACAGAGGGAGAACTATCCAGACTTTAGGTGTTAAGGAAATGCAAACATATGAGAAGTATTTTGGGACATATCCATTGAAATCAAATCGGAATATTGATACTTTTGAACCATTGAATTTGAAGTTTAACACAAAGCTTGCAGGCTGGAGATGCTTCTCGTAAATCAATTTGGGAGAACTGTTCTGTCAAAAAGTGTACTTTCAACAATTTCAGTTTATTCAATGGGTACCTATATTCTCCCCAAAGGAGTTACTAATCAAATGTCTCAAACTCAAAGGGGTTTAGGCATAAGAAATATGGAACTAGTGAACCTGTCTCTAGTGGCAAAATTGGTTTGGAGATTCTTGACAAATCAACAATCATTATGGGTACGGTTATTACATGCAAAGTATCTGCAGGATACTTCTTTTTGAGATTATCAGCCAAAACCAGGTGACTCCAATACCTGGAAAGATATGATTACTGTTAGAAGTATTTTCGTCAACAATTATTGTTGGTTTACTGGATCTAGAAATAGTATACATGTCTGGAATGATCCATGGGTACCAAATTTACCAGGATTCAGACAAATTATGCTTCATAATACTAACTTACATGTGACCTGGGTTTCAGATCTTTTTGTTCATGGCCAAAGAATCTGGAATATGAAGTTATTGTTGGAGTTATTTCCGCAGGATCAAGTTGAAGTTATTTCCCAAATATATATTCCGAAGGATGAGGATATTCAGGATAAGTTAATGTGGCTTAAAACTCCTTCTAGTAAGTTTACTTCTGTCGTGCTCTAAATTGCTTTTTTATAATATTCAAACGAACTCAACAGTGTCAGAATTTCCTTGGAAACAATTTTGGAAGAAGGTTAAAACTCTAACAAAAGTTCATAACTTTTTGTGGAAGGTTCTTCATGATGGAATAACAGTGTACGCAAATCTGAGCAAATATAACCCTCAGGTTCAGAATTTATATCCATTATGCAATTCTGCAGAAGAGTCGAtctttcatcttttcttcaattgtcaaTTTGCGTTGGAGGTTTATCAGACTAGTCCTATTCTCATTGAAGTTCACGGAGAAAATACAATGGAGATAATTAATCACTGGTAGGCCTATCCTGATCAAGGAATAATGCTTAACTTGGGTTCTTGTCTAATGTGGAATATTTGGAAGGTTAGGAACGAATTGGTCTTCAACAAAAATCACGTTACTGTTGATACCTGTATTCATAAAACCCTAGAAGACTTCAAGGTTTTTGATCTTCACCATGCATTAAACTACTGCTTAGGAATTCCAGTAACTCAGAATAATATCGCAGTTTGGGAACTCCCACCTCCATCGTTCGTGAAGATAAATGTGAATGCAACCTATAACAATGGTAAAGGAGCTGTGGCAGCAGTAGCGGTGGATTCTTTTGGTAATCATATGGGTAGTGGTGCTATCTGTTTGGATGCATTTTCCTCAACGGTGGCCGAGGCAAAAGCTTACGGCTTTGGAATTCAATTGGCAAAGAAATTACAACTATCACGTATAATCGTGGAAGTTGATGCTTTTGAGATTTCAAAGGCAGTGACAGGGAATATGAATGAGAT
Coding sequences within:
- the LOC113272410 gene encoding uncharacterized protein LOC113272410, which codes for MLNLGSCLMWNIWKVRNELVFNKNHVTVDTCIHKTLEDFKVFDLHHALNYCLGIPVTQNNIAVWELPPPSFVKINVNATYNNGKGAVAAVAVDSFGNHMGSGAICLDAFSSTVAEAKAYGFGIQLAKKLQLSRIIVEVDAFEISKAVTGNMNEIPWSLRSTVLSIRDCIKDFSEIRFVVIPKDANSITHDLVQYAISNFINRRWYHDEPPNCIMQHLTFSMN